The proteins below come from a single Juglans regia cultivar Chandler chromosome 12, Walnut 2.0, whole genome shotgun sequence genomic window:
- the LOC108994740 gene encoding uncharacterized protein LOC108994740, whose product MAGIRATSSYEKYLGLPVLISRSRIQAFKGILDRVRARVSNWKNRLLSQAGKEILLKAIIQALPTYSKQAWRIIQKPLSLASQVLKVKYFPTTEFMKAKDKWLPIPTSYKVQSVPQILPGDAKVASIINHTVKDWKKVLVREIFGEAEADTIFKIPISSTGAEDKLIWVGTKDGGFTMKSAYHLQKELNTLRYGQPFSAITNKIEWTNCWKFQFPNAVKTFLWRACLESLPTRFNLVKKQICESSKCPICMNEAEIVNESRSSWFAEKLYQT is encoded by the exons ATGGCTGGTATTAGAGCTACCTCAAGCTAtgagaagtatcttggtctACCTGTTCTCATTAGCAGGTCAAGGATACAAGCTTTTAAAGGGATCTTGGATAGAGTCAGGGCTAGAGTTAGCAATTGGAAGAATAGGCTTCTATCTCAAGCTGGAAAAGAGATCTTGCTTAAGGCTATTATTCAAGCACTTCCTACCTACT CTAAACAAGCTTGGAGAATTATACAAAAACCTCTATCTTTAGCATCTCAGGTTCTTAAAGTGAAATACTTTCCTACAACAGAATTCATGAAGGCAAAG GATAAGTGGCTGCCTATTCCCACTAGTTATAAAGTCCAATCTGTTCCACAAATTCTGCCTGGGGACGCTAAGGTAGCTTCTATTATCAACCATACAGTGAAAGATTGGAAGAAGGTTTTGGTAAGGGAGATATTTGGAGAAGCTGAAGCTGATACAATCTTTAAGATCCCAATCAGTTCCACTGGTGCAGAGGATAAATTAATTTGGGTAGGAACCAAAGATGGAGGTTTTACAATGAAGAGTGCATACCATCTTCAAAAGGAGCTGAATACACTAAGGTATGGTCAACCCTTTTCTGCtattacaaacaaaattgaGTGGACTAACTGTTGGAAGTTTCAATTTCCAAATGCTGTAAAGACCTTTTTGTGGAGAGCTTGTCTTGAGTCATTACCTACAAGGTTTAATCTTGTTAAGAAGCAAATTTGTGAATCTTCTAAGTGCCCTATTTGCATGAATGAGGCTGAAATTGTGAATGAATCAAGGTCCAGCTGGTTTGCAGAAAAGCTCTATCAAACCTGA